The DNA region cttgtttacagaggtattatcggggggaaagaaagctgaaaatttcgaaaggcttcgttgggagtgccctctcagataagaggaagggttgagcatttttgcaggtctgcctgtccgttggggatggaggtcgacatatataggagtctccctaacatcaagtaataatgctattcctttaccctgcttggtcatagcacggtagtgggagctgtcagcttcacatgttttaactctgtcagagcactttgaaaaagtggtctgtggtatctggaaagctgatgttgcgtgtgaagattacagacaagctttatccaaggagatccagctcttgaagttgggaaagtggtgcctctttggttttcgaacaagcaatcctgtcggggatctggctctcgagattcggagaacgatgcctcttcgatttttgagaaagcaatcatgctgggggtctggctctcgagattcggagagcggtgtctcttcgatttttgagaaagtaatcatgttgagagtctggctctcgagattcggagggcggtgcctcttcgattttggagcaagcaatcttgttaggagtgttttctcgaatgtgagtaaaggttgggcatgtttgctagtctaccttgtcacgaagcacagaggttgacacacagggactttccaattatccagcagtggtactgttcctttaccctctctttgatttttgagaaagtaatcatgttgggagtctggctctcgagattcggagggcggtgcctcttcgattttggagcaagcaatcttgttgggagtgttttctcgaatgtgagtaaaggttgggcatgtttgctagtctaccttgccacggagcacagaggttgacacacaggaactttccaattatccagcagtggtactgttcctttaccctctcttcgatttttgagaaagtaatcatgttgagagtctggctctcgagattcggagggcggtgcctcttcgattttggagcaagcaatcttgttgggagtgttttctcgaatgtgagtaaaggttgggcatgtttgctaatctaccttgccacgaagcacagaggttgagacaccgggactttccaattatccagcagtggtactgttcctttacccatgtgggtaataatatggtagctagaccttcaaaatttatgtgtctaaactttggtagtgttgtttctttgctattcttttacccttcttggtcagagcgatgtagcgggagctgcaagcttcacgtgtctcaactttgtcagagaactttggcaaagttatctgtggtacccatgagctactgttgcgtgtgggaagtgggtgattgaacagtacgattcatgtgctttctacttcgccagaaatcttcgacagaatgcccataatttccgcaaagctgagtgtgcgtgtgacaggtgttgacgaggctggaaaagtaggtgcctcttcgatttctgagatcggccctcgtggtctctgagcagcccagcttttgagaaagcaagcctcttcgatttctaagatcggcctttgtggtctttgagcagcccagcttttgagaaagctaacgcctcttcgatttctgagatcgaccctcgtggtctctgagcagcccagcttttgagaaagcaaacgcctcttcgatttctgagcaggcgcctcttcgatttctgaagcttcgtcgagtgcagatttttataggggctgacattaagttccaaagcacacttgaatatccaccagtagaagcttcattcttgcacttctaagatcttgatttgtccgacctcttctctcttcaacacctttgaaaatgtctggcccctccgaccgtcgttttgacttgaaccttgttgaagaggtagccccgccttctccagacaacatatggcgcccatccttcgtctcccctactggtcctcttaccgttggggattccgtgatgaagaatgatatgaccgctgcggtagtggccaggaaccttctcactcccaaagataacagactactttccaaacggtctgatgagtttgctgttaaggattctctggctctcagtgttcagtgtgcaggttctgtgtctaatatggcccaacgcctatttgctcgaacccgccaagttgaatcattggcggctgaagtgatgagtctcaaacaggagattagagggctcaagcatgagaataaacagttgcaccggctcgcacatgactatgctacaaacatgaagaggaagcttgaccagatgaaggaatctgatggtcaggttttacttgatcatcagagatttgtgggtttgttccaaaggcatttattgccttcgtcttctggggctgaaccgcgtaatgaagctccaaatgatcaacctctgatgcctcctccttctagggttctatccagtactgaggctccaaatgatccccctccggtgccttctctttctggggctttaccgactgctgagacttcttctaagcaacctttgtgaaggctccctcttgtttgtttattttgactcaagtatatgtacatatttgtaactgatcggggatatcaataaatcagctttccttcatttcaacgtattgtgttaaatacaccaaagccttcttcgttaagttctttgaattttcttttgttgaagctttgtgagtggagcatgtaggttgaggtagtgttcccttaattttccgagtgaggaaaacttctcggttggagacttgtaaaatccaagtcactgagtgggatcggctatatgaatcttagaacgccattgtgttctgtcatgtgtcatgtcctccgttagatccaaatactctaagtcttttcttagggtctcttccaaagttttcctaggtcttcctctaccccttcggccctgaacctctgtcccatagtcgcatcttctaatcggagcgtcagtaggccttctttgcacatgtccaaaccaccgtaaccgattttctctcatctttccttcaatttcggctactcctactttacctcggatatcctcattcctaatcttatcctttctcgtgtgcccacacatccaacgaagcattctcatctccgctacacccattttgtgtacgtgttgatgcttcaccgcccaacattctgtgccatacagcatcgccggccttattgccgtcctataaaatttttccttgagcttcagtggcatacggctgtcacacaacacgccggatgcactcttccacttcatccatccagcttgtattctatggttgagatctccatctaattctccgttcttttgcaagatagatcctaggtaacgaaaacggtcgctctttggtatttcttgatctccgatcctcacccctaactcgttttggcctccatttgcactgaacttgcactccatatattctgtctttgatcagcttaggcgaagacctttagattccaacacttctctccaaaggttaagctttgcatttaccccttcctgagtttcatctatcaacactatatcgtctgcgaaaagcatacaccaaggaatatcatcttgaatatgtcctgttaactcatcaattaccaacgcaaaaaggtaaggacttaaggatgagccttgatgtaatcctacagttatgggaaagctttcggtttgtccttcatgagttcttacggcagtctttgctccttcatacatatcctgtatagcttggatatatgctactcgtactcctttcttctctaaaaccctccaaagaatgtctcttgggaccctatcatacgctttttccaaatctataaagaccatgtgtaaatcctttttcccatctctatatctttccatcaatcttcgtaagagatagattgcctccatggttgagcgccctggcatgaacccgaattggttgtccgaaacccgtgtcttttgcctcaatctatgctcaatgactctctcccagagcttcattgtatgactcattagcttaatacccctatagttcatgcaattttgtacatcgcccttattcttgtagataggcaccaaagtgctcgttcgccactcatttggcatcttcttcgttttcaaaatcctattgaaaaggtcagtgagccatgttatacctgtctctcccaaaactttccacacttcgattggtatatcgtctgggcctacttcctttctatgcttcatcttcttcaaagctacaaccacttcttccttccggattctacgataaaaagagtagtttctacactcttctgagttactcaactcccctaaagaagcactcctttcatgtccttcattgaaaagattatgaaaataacctttccatctgtctttaaccgcgttctctgtagcaagaacctttccatcctcatccttgatgcacctcacttggtttaggtcccttgtcttcttttcccttgctctagctagtttatagatatccaactctccttctttggtatctagtcgcttatacatatcgtcataagccgctaacttagcttctctcacagctttcttcgcctcttgcttcgcttttctatacctttcaccattttcatcggtcctatccttgtataaggctttacaacattccttcttagccttcacctttgtttgtacctcctcattccaccaccaagattccttttggtgtggggcaaagcccttggactctcctaatacctcttttgctacttttcggatacaactagccatggaatcccacatttggttagcttccccctctctatcccacacacactgggtgattactttctctttgaaaatggcttgtttttcttcttttagattccaccatctagtccttgggcacttccaagtcttgttcttttttctcactcttttgatatgtacatccatcaccaacaagcgatgttgattagccacgctctctcctggtataactttgcaatccttacaggttatacgatcccctttcctcattagaagaaaatctatttgtgtttttgacgacccactcttgtaggtgatcacatgttcttctctcttcttaaagaaggtgttggctaagaagagatcatatgccattgcaaaatccaagatagcttccccatcctcgtttctctccccaaaaccatggccaccatgaaaacctccatagttgcctgtctccctgcccacgtgtccatttaaatctcctcctataaataacttctccgtatgagcaattccttgcaccaagtctccaaggtcttcccaaaatttctccttcgaactcgtatccaacctacttgaggtgcgtacgcactaatcacattgataagttcttgtcctattacaatcttgattgccatgattctatctcctaccctcttgacatctacaacatcttgtgtcaaggtcttgtccacgatgatgccaacaccgtttcgcgttctatttgtgcccgaataccatagtttaaaccctgagttttctagatcctttgccttacgaccaacccacttagtttcttgtaggcacataatatttatccttctcctcaccataacttctactacttccatagattttcccgtcaaggttcctatattccacgttcctaaacgcattttgctctcttgaactctacccttctgtcctagcttcttcacccttccccgtctaataggatcaaagtacttcttttgtgtgtcccgtgtaaagttgataggagcatatgctcccaaacaactttgagtggagtcgttcgaaaagaagtttctatagcccccttgctcatttaacactgcatccgggtgccgatggagatacagcgacccttgctcacttatcactgtgctcgggccacacagcgcgccacttacgggtgacgccctagctttagcgcaatttcgttctggattcattttcataaggattcgacgtaatcatggagtgccggctgtcgactacctgacgccctccccctcctcctttatccgggcttgggaccggcaatgtaagataaacttacacggcggagttcaATACGGGGAAAAACATCCATGCCACAattttgttcaatttaagaaTGACATACAgtgaaaatatttatttatgaacAATTTAGATGTCATCAACGAAATTGACATGgacacacatatacataaatatgcaTACGCTACATGTAAACACAGATATATACAAAGAAAAGCAATCTAAAATCAGTATGAGGTTATTCACTATGAAAATGGATACAAATATACAAGCTACTATACCTCTTCACCCCTAATCTGGTACAGTAAAAGATTCAGCACACGATAATCAAAGGATTTCAGATGAATTGCCTTTACAACATCTTCAACAACTATCTGCATTCCAATTTTTATCATCAGCTTAAAAATGAAACCTTGAACATGCCTATGCTTCACTGCTATATAACTCCTATAAATTGAATGAACCTAAAATGAGTTTCTACAAGTACAAAATTTATAACCAGTAAACCCTCAATACCTCAAATTAAAAGTGAAAATTAAACAAGAGAAGTACAATCTGTAGTTATATCAACTTGGTGACTTTTGCAGTGGCAACAAGATGCAGGAGGTTGGTACTTGAAACAATTGGGTCTTTGTACAGGACAATCCAAGGTTTGGATGTGTCAAGTCAGCTACTTATTAAGCCAATAAACTAAAATAATATAAGTTATATTTAACTTCATAAAACTACTGAATCACACACTGTTGAGATAGGTGGCTGAGAATGGAAAAGTTTTGCCGTATTAATTTAGAGTTAGAAAAACATAGatatatttaaaattacgtGGTGCTGCATTGCCTTGATTGTCGATGCAAATTAAACGAGACTATATTTTCTCAAAGCAGGTATGTTCATAGGCACAATGGGGTAACTTGAATGTACCCCAAGCAATCAAATCATTTCTCATCTCCCTTGGTTCTCTCTTTCAGTTTCTTCTTATTGCCATATGTTATTTTTGAAACCAAGGAGACCTGTTATACATCATTTTAGAGTAAAAGTCCTATTCTATGTTACTTTGAAATGAGTTACCTGCTAAAATTATCCACCCTAGATTAGTGGTTCAACAACCTTTTGCACTGTCATAACATTATATAACCTACACGTAACAAATGcacagtttgtgtttttttacGAGAAATTTCTGCACCAAGTTCTGATAAACATGTtgaaatcaacaaaattaaaaaaattaataacaccAGATAATATCCGTACCTCCATTTTATTCATCAGTGCATAACAAAGCTTTCTTTCCAGCGCCCAATACTCTTCTCCAGATTTAAACTCATCTTGCATCCTGATTCCATTAAACGGAAGTGCAACAAACAAGATAAGTTCAGAGTTCTTTTATCTTCCcccaagaaaagaataaaatcaGAAAGCACGATGCAGTACCTCTTTGTCAAAAGGCCATGACATTCAAGTGCACATGACAGTGGTCTGAATGGCGCACCCTTAAATGCACTTGCACACCGAGCAATTAGCCACTGACCTTCCTGCATCCCAAAAGATATTTGGTCAAGTAAAAGTTACTTAGCTAAAATAATTTTGTGATTACTTCTCCCAAGTTCTTAGCAGTTAGCACTACCGCCTCAGTTCCTCTTTCTGAAATGGTCAATTCACTGCTTGCTGCATGAAGTGTCTTCTCATTCAAAGCATCAAGCTGTAATAATGAAACCATGATGGTAAGAGAAAGCAACAAAAGGGAAGGAATATAGAAACTCAACAACCAGAGATCAAGTGGTGACAACTCTATTCATCATACCGTTgcataatgaataaatcaaggttggaatttcttaaaaaaataaaaataaaaacaatcacTATTTTCAAAGTAGTCCTTTTTTGTTTCAAAACGTTACGAACAAGAAGAACGTCCGACAAGTTCAATAACAAAACCATTCTGGAAGATGCTTTGATTCATCACTTCCCCTTGTGGGAAAAAACAAGAACAGAACAAAGAGAACCTTTTTCTCgtaaagaaaaagggaaaaaaataacACGGAATTTCATTGCACAACTGTGATTACTACCTGATAAATGTAACTTTCTGTGAATGAAAGCATAGGTAGATATTGGAATATTGACTGTGGTTTGTTTATATCCATTCCATGGAACATAAAATAAGATCTgcactgaaaaaaaaagagttcaaGATTACAACACCACCTGACCAAATTATTTTATAGTTGACAATTGACACACATTGATGGTGAATTTTTGCCAGAAGGCATACAATTGTATGTAGGGGGAAAGATAACCGGTAGCATACAACTATACTGCTGCAAAATCTGACTACTGTATCAGCTTTTCAGAGACATAAATAGCAAGATATACATAATGTTCAATTATGGGTTAAGTGAtatatcataaacttatgaaggGAGCACACGAAATTATTGCATCCCTTGAAAATTGTATCAATCGACTATTTACCACAGAACATCATACTAAAACTCCTACTTTAAGAAacatttaattttcttataaaaaaaaggtgGTAAATGAGGTTGTTGATCTAAGTTTCTAGATGACTTTACCTTCAAAAACTTAGACAAAATATAAGATATGCATATAATACTATCAGATATACATATAATCTGCATTCTCCATGGGCAACCAAATTGCCCAGTAAAAATTTGATACAGAAAGTAAAAGTTGAAGATTGGGATTGGTAAGCTTGACATGTTAGCTTTACTACTAAGAAATCTGCAATTAGTCATTCCTTCATCCTACAACTCAGTGCTCACTAATTAATATTCATTGCATAAAATATTGCCTAATccaacacatacatatataaatacatataatacatataatatatatatatatagatatataatgtAGGATCTATCTTCAACAACAAAGCCTGCTTACAAAATCTTCAAGGGTAGAATTTGCTCGTTGCATTGCGTCCAGTCCAACCATAGCCATCTCTTCAAAATCAGTGTGCAATGAACTAGACTCCAGCTTATGGCCACAGTCAAACTGCAAAGCATTTTCACAATTTTCTCCATGGCCTGCAAAAATGCAAAAGCATGGATCATACCATAttgttttactttttctttctttttttttttttttttctttttttgccaAAAGCTATTGCAATACGTGAAGAAACTTCTATATACTTGTCCCAAACAAAATTAGGCAAATCAGCTCACAGAGAATGAGCATCAAGAAGAAGACTGAAAGGTCATAAGACAACGTAACTTAGGTGCAACCAAAATCAAGAATACAAAGATCACATATTCACACTTAGGATTGCACTCACAATGCTAATACTCAAAACCTCATAAAAATGCAACACAGGGAGAATGGTAATTCTCTCCACGCGTTCCTTTCCCAATTACACCTTTCAGAAACATAAATGTACAAAAAGTGTAAACCCTATCTTGGCAAAACCAAACCAGCACGAAATAATGTTGAGCACGCGCACCTAATGAACCCATTAACCTACTCCAATAATCAGACTATCTTTTAAAGTATCGGATCCTATTAACGCAACGGAAATCAATTAAGTGTCGAATGCACAAAGTACGGGGGTGTTTACCTTCGCCGGTA from Malus domestica chromosome 01, GDT2T_hap1 includes:
- the LOC103406075 gene encoding uncharacterized protein, with product MEELRKLEDVQRMLTFLQSRGLLTTSSHDDSSSFLAKLILFLEQPCGELDLGKKCSLVSEYMPRISAAFLEEASKCITGEGHGENCENALQFDCGHKLESSSLHTDFEEMAMVGLDAMQRANSTLEDFCRSYFMFHGMDINKPQSIFQYLPMLSFTESYIYQLDALNEKTLHAASSELTISERGTEAEGQWLIARCASAFKGAPFRPLSCALECHGLLTKRMQDEFKSGEEYWALERKLCYALMNKMEIVVEDVVKAIHLKSFDYRVLNLLLYQIRGEEVDELHMEFLSISEFLVEVADDLFDYEEDVIENSFNILRMFVKMYGASAPTVLAKYIVEAEEKYNNLLKRLDPQLSLNYQRRCVEATKEGGSASAHPLGAWSIPPLILDEEFYRSSLLDQR